In Nocardioides dokdonensis FR1436, the following are encoded in one genomic region:
- a CDS encoding YncE family protein, whose translation MSRPTPGTGPHAPEPDATDPQVRRGPSPRGLVVTPAPTPVLVLTLALALCLGLGLAGAVPVAATGAPGGPAPAAASLLAGASDPVAATGRRSTGTAKVGRKKRRVVFVGNNWDGTADLLRPRSFTRVARIDVVPDRDERMREILTNPVRTAFYAAIQQFIGEGHDQLVDDMYSSNDGRLLVVSRPSFADVVAIDLRTREIVWRFAVDGYRSDHMALSPDGRTVVVSASTGNVVHALDVKTGEEVGRFESGGSPHESVFIDGGRTILHASIGMVYTPFDQPVLDPTKDDRVLLLVDARTFEVKRRYDLRAALDEAGLEDTSTAVRPLTLSPDEKQVYFQLSFMHGFVQMDRRTGAIVRVKELPDLVPDVPREQYLLDSAHHGIAMDPAGRRLCVAGTMSDYVTVVDARTFEHTELVVREGGKPYWVTPSHDGRFCYISWSGTDEISQVSYRTGEVVRTTAVGDHPQRVRNGVVRKRYLR comes from the coding sequence TTGTCACGCCCCACCCCCGGTACCGGACCGCACGCCCCCGAGCCGGACGCCACGGACCCGCAGGTGCGCCGCGGCCCGAGCCCGCGCGGACTCGTCGTGACCCCGGCCCCGACCCCGGTCCTGGTCCTGACCCTGGCTCTGGCTCTGTGCCTGGGGCTGGGGCTCGCCGGGGCGGTGCCGGTCGCCGCCACCGGCGCTCCGGGCGGACCGGCCCCCGCGGCGGCGAGCCTGCTCGCCGGGGCGTCGGACCCCGTCGCCGCGACCGGCCGGCGCAGCACCGGCACCGCGAAGGTGGGCCGCAAGAAGCGCCGCGTGGTCTTCGTGGGCAACAACTGGGACGGCACCGCCGACCTGCTGCGCCCGCGCTCCTTCACGCGGGTCGCCCGCATCGACGTCGTCCCCGACCGCGACGAGCGGATGCGCGAGATCCTCACCAACCCGGTGCGCACGGCGTTCTACGCCGCCATCCAGCAGTTCATCGGCGAGGGCCACGACCAGCTGGTCGACGACATGTACTCCTCCAACGACGGCCGCCTGCTCGTGGTGTCGCGGCCCTCGTTCGCCGACGTGGTCGCGATCGACCTGCGCACCCGCGAGATCGTGTGGCGCTTCGCCGTCGACGGCTACCGCTCCGACCACATGGCGCTCTCGCCCGACGGGCGGACCGTGGTCGTCTCGGCCTCGACCGGCAACGTCGTGCACGCCCTGGACGTGAAGACCGGCGAGGAGGTCGGTCGCTTTGAGTCCGGCGGCTCCCCGCACGAGAGCGTCTTCATCGATGGCGGCCGCACGATCCTGCACGCCAGCATCGGCATGGTCTACACGCCCTTCGACCAGCCGGTCCTGGACCCGACGAAGGACGACCGGGTCCTCCTGCTCGTCGACGCGCGCACCTTCGAGGTCAAGCGTCGCTACGACCTGCGCGCCGCGCTCGACGAGGCCGGCCTGGAGGACACGTCGACGGCGGTGCGTCCGCTGACCCTCTCGCCGGACGAGAAGCAGGTCTACTTCCAGCTCTCCTTCATGCACGGCTTCGTGCAGATGGACCGCCGCACCGGTGCGATCGTGCGCGTCAAGGAGCTGCCCGACCTCGTCCCCGACGTGCCGCGCGAGCAGTACCTGCTCGACTCGGCGCACCACGGGATCGCCATGGATCCCGCCGGGCGCCGGCTCTGCGTCGCGGGCACGATGTCCGACTACGTCACCGTCGTCGACGCCAGGACCTTCGAGCACACCGAGCTCGTCGTGCGCGAGGGCGGCAAGCCCTACTGGGTCACGCCGAGCCACGACGGCCGGTTCTGCTACATCTCCTGGAGCGGCACCGACGAGATCTCCCAGGTCTCCTACCGCACCGGCGAGGTCGTGCGGACCACGGCCGTGGGCGACCACCCGCAGCGGGTGCGCAACGGCGTCGTCCGCAAGCGCTACCTGCGCTGA
- a CDS encoding glycosyltransferase family 2 protein, with protein MTVSQEDEIVVSSMLPPHEPRLRGSALARWYGALGRRGQVVVEVLLGSLAPLLVAFCISLVLARTAPQALEVLFWVVFFSLTGTSLLILMECARAYRFPEPPVRTPVPAEDLPRVATVIAAYLPNEQETLLESVRAHLALDYPQDRHLVVVTYNTPERLPLEDDLARLAEVEPRLVVLHVAGSTSKVQNIEGALELVAGVVDVVGIFDADHHPHPTAARRAAQWLGDGAGEKRFDVVQGQCVVRNDSDTFVTRTVAAEFAALYAVAHPGRTVVHDFGIFGGSNGWWRADVLVGLGLDQRMLTEDIDISMRALAQGCRLGTDPRILSSELAPATWGGLWRQRMRWSQGWLEVSARHLRSLLPHRGLSAAQRRGVVFLLGWRVLHPFVALWLVPIVVATAVAVDRSVTWTLPFFLISALFVNGVPVVQAVAANRLAPPGIGRRPRLFARFALVSLLGFAELRMVITRGAVVRHLLGNRAWDVTSREAASGPPASDAPTTQARAGDRLVGAR; from the coding sequence GTGACCGTGTCGCAGGAGGACGAGATCGTCGTTTCGAGCATGCTCCCACCGCACGAACCCCGGCTCCGGGGCAGTGCCCTCGCCCGCTGGTACGGCGCGCTGGGGCGGCGCGGCCAGGTGGTCGTCGAGGTGCTGCTGGGCTCGCTGGCGCCGCTGCTGGTCGCGTTCTGCATCTCGCTGGTGCTCGCGCGGACCGCCCCCCAGGCGCTCGAGGTGCTCTTCTGGGTGGTCTTCTTCTCCCTCACCGGCACGTCCTTGCTGATCCTCATGGAGTGCGCGCGGGCCTACCGCTTCCCGGAGCCGCCGGTGCGCACCCCCGTGCCCGCCGAGGACCTGCCCCGCGTGGCGACGGTGATCGCGGCGTACCTGCCCAACGAGCAGGAGACGCTGCTGGAGTCGGTGCGCGCCCACCTCGCCCTCGACTACCCGCAGGACCGCCACCTCGTGGTCGTGACCTACAACACCCCGGAGCGGCTGCCGCTCGAGGACGACCTCGCCCGGCTCGCCGAGGTCGAGCCGCGGCTGGTCGTCCTGCACGTGGCCGGGTCGACCTCGAAGGTGCAGAACATCGAGGGCGCGCTCGAGCTGGTCGCCGGGGTCGTCGACGTGGTCGGCATCTTCGACGCCGACCACCACCCGCACCCCACCGCCGCGCGCCGGGCCGCGCAATGGCTGGGCGACGGCGCGGGCGAGAAGCGCTTCGACGTCGTGCAGGGCCAGTGCGTGGTGCGCAACGACTCCGACACGTTCGTCACCCGCACGGTCGCGGCCGAGTTCGCCGCCCTGTACGCCGTGGCCCACCCCGGCCGCACGGTCGTGCACGACTTCGGCATCTTCGGCGGCAGCAACGGGTGGTGGCGTGCGGACGTGCTGGTCGGGCTGGGTCTCGACCAGCGGATGCTGACCGAGGACATCGACATCAGCATGCGCGCCCTGGCCCAGGGGTGCCGCCTGGGCACCGACCCCCGCATCCTGTCCTCGGAGCTGGCCCCCGCGACCTGGGGCGGCCTGTGGCGGCAGCGGATGCGCTGGTCGCAGGGCTGGTTGGAGGTCAGCGCCCGGCACCTGCGTTCCCTGCTCCCGCACCGCGGGCTCAGCGCGGCCCAGCGTCGCGGCGTCGTGTTCCTCCTCGGCTGGCGGGTCCTGCACCCCTTCGTCGCGCTCTGGCTGGTCCCGATCGTCGTCGCCACCGCGGTCGCCGTCGACCGCTCCGTCACCTGGACACTGCCCTTCTTCCTGATCAGTGCGCTGTTCGTGAACGGCGTGCCGGTGGTGCAGGCGGTCGCCGCGAACCGGCTCGCTCCTCCGGGCATCGGCCGGCGGCCCCGGCTGTTCGCGCGGTTCGCCCTGGTGTCGTTGCTGGGCTTCGCCGAGCTGCGCATGGTCATCACCCGCGGAGCCGTCGTGCGGCACCTGCTGGGCAACCGCGCCTGGGACGTCACCTCGCGGGAGGCGGCCTCCGGGCCTCCCGCCTCGGACGCGCCGACGACGCAGGCCCGCGCCGGCGACCGGCTCGTGGGCGCCCGATGA
- a CDS encoding acyltransferase family protein — protein MSAALSPPPDRTPDQTADQRRARWPRKARRTDHGFGRVSARPGARSAFRLRGVEGWRGIACLVVVAYHVWQNMDDDGDGLGPAGGSADVLAAILSVDVVVDLFFVLSGLLLFLPFVQAALEDERRVPLWREFLWRRCVRLFPVYWLVVVIAWSTRNFGFETAQWLDLVEHLLLLQAFDSERIFYTLGPAWTLSVEWVFYLSLAALGPPLVRWARTGGTRPARVLMLLAPLGVVALLSVLYKINVQLVWQVPVTDWAWRFGPAAKADDFAIGMALAVLMVVLGERRLPVPGTVLLAVTGAWLILAARVQVLSDPDSMLVILRHPLAATGWALVLLAVMSSRSDRPAAWVDNALLVRLSIVAYTVYIVHEPLILGLRSLDLLPTGTSHLPRNMVVVLLLTLAAAWLLHRVVEEPWCDLAALQRRGGGRADLYAPLDELVPLAADERGPGAVDALSLRDQVLAGHGQDRPVLSRTAPL, from the coding sequence ATGAGCGCCGCGCTGAGCCCGCCCCCCGACCGGACACCCGACCAGACAGCCGACCAGCGGCGGGCGCGCTGGCCCCGGAAGGCGCGGCGTACCGATCACGGGTTCGGGCGGGTCTCGGCCCGTCCCGGCGCCCGGTCCGCCTTCCGGCTGCGGGGTGTGGAGGGCTGGCGCGGCATCGCCTGCCTGGTCGTCGTGGCCTACCACGTGTGGCAGAACATGGACGACGACGGTGACGGGCTGGGACCCGCGGGCGGCTCGGCGGACGTGCTGGCCGCGATCCTCAGCGTCGACGTGGTCGTCGACCTCTTCTTCGTGCTGTCCGGGCTGCTGCTGTTCCTGCCGTTCGTCCAGGCCGCGCTCGAGGACGAGCGCCGCGTCCCGCTGTGGCGGGAGTTCCTGTGGCGGCGCTGCGTGCGGCTGTTCCCGGTCTACTGGCTGGTCGTCGTGATCGCGTGGTCCACCCGCAACTTCGGGTTCGAGACGGCGCAGTGGCTCGACCTGGTCGAGCACCTGTTGCTGCTGCAGGCCTTCGACTCCGAGCGGATCTTCTACACCCTGGGCCCGGCCTGGACCCTGTCGGTCGAGTGGGTCTTCTACCTCAGCCTCGCGGCCCTGGGCCCGCCGTTGGTGCGCTGGGCCCGGACCGGGGGCACCCGACCGGCGCGGGTGCTGATGCTCCTGGCGCCGCTGGGCGTGGTGGCGCTGCTGTCGGTGCTCTACAAGATCAACGTCCAGCTGGTCTGGCAGGTGCCGGTCACCGACTGGGCCTGGCGGTTCGGCCCCGCGGCGAAGGCCGACGACTTCGCCATCGGGATGGCGCTGGCGGTGCTGATGGTGGTGCTCGGCGAGCGGCGCCTGCCGGTGCCGGGCACGGTGCTGCTGGCCGTGACCGGGGCGTGGCTGATCCTGGCGGCGCGCGTGCAGGTGCTGTCGGACCCCGACTCGATGCTGGTGATCCTGCGCCACCCGCTGGCCGCCACCGGTTGGGCGCTGGTCCTGCTCGCCGTCATGTCCAGCCGCAGCGACCGTCCTGCGGCCTGGGTCGACAACGCCCTCCTGGTACGGCTGAGCATCGTGGCCTACACCGTCTACATCGTCCACGAGCCGCTGATCCTGGGGCTGCGCTCCCTCGACCTGCTGCCCACCGGGACCAGCCACCTGCCCCGGAACATGGTCGTGGTGCTGCTGCTGACCCTGGCCGCGGCCTGGCTCCTGCACCGTGTGGTCGAGGAGCCCTGGTGCGACCTGGCCGCGCTGCAGCGTCGTGGCGGTGGCCGCGCCGATCTCTACGCGCCGCTCGACGAGCTGGTCCCGCTGGCCGCCGACGAGCGCGGACCCGGGGCGGTCGACGCCCTGAGCCTGCGCGACCAGGTGCTGGCCGGGCACGGTCAGGACCGGCCCGTGCTGAGCAGGACGGCCCCGCTGTGA
- a CDS encoding pyridoxal phosphate-dependent aminotransferase, with translation MTHDQRLRVASRANVPPFHVMDLLEASSRRQRSHGDVINLLAGQPSTGAPAPVNAEAVRLLGTGDPLGYTPSTGVVELREAIAGHHARAHGIDVDPDEVVVTTGSSGGFLLAFLAAFEVGDKVAMARPGYPCYRNVLAALGCEVVEIDAGPETRFQPTVEQVAALHADLRDDGGLRGLVVASPANPTGTMLLPEELAALACWCEENGVQLISDEIYHGIEYAALDGGAPLARTAWETSREAVVFSSFSKYFSMTGWRIGWMLVPQRLRRAVDVLTGNFTICPPVLAQRAGIAAFTDASYAELDGHVARYAENRRVLLEGLRGLGVTRLAPADGAFYVYADVGHLTDDSMAFAHHLLATTGVAVAPGVDFDPLHGHRSVRFSFAGPLSDVEAGLERLAPALRG, from the coding sequence GTGACCCACGACCAGCGCCTGCGGGTGGCCAGCCGCGCCAACGTGCCGCCCTTCCACGTCATGGACCTGCTGGAGGCCTCGAGCCGGCGCCAGCGCAGCCACGGCGACGTGATCAACCTGCTGGCCGGCCAGCCCAGCACCGGCGCCCCCGCGCCGGTGAACGCCGAGGCGGTCCGGCTGCTCGGAACCGGCGACCCGCTGGGCTACACGCCCTCGACCGGCGTGGTCGAGCTGCGCGAGGCGATCGCGGGCCACCACGCCCGCGCCCACGGCATCGACGTGGACCCCGACGAGGTGGTGGTGACCACCGGCAGCAGCGGCGGCTTCCTGCTGGCGTTCCTGGCGGCGTTCGAGGTGGGCGACAAGGTCGCGATGGCCCGTCCCGGCTACCCCTGCTACCGCAACGTGCTGGCCGCACTGGGCTGCGAGGTCGTCGAGATCGACGCCGGGCCCGAGACCCGCTTCCAGCCGACGGTGGAGCAGGTCGCAGCGCTGCACGCCGACCTCCGCGACGATGGCGGGCTGCGCGGGCTGGTGGTGGCCAGCCCCGCCAACCCGACCGGCACGATGCTGCTGCCCGAGGAGCTGGCCGCGCTGGCGTGCTGGTGCGAGGAGAACGGCGTCCAGCTGATCTCCGACGAGATCTACCACGGCATCGAGTACGCCGCCCTCGACGGCGGCGCCCCGCTCGCCCGCACCGCGTGGGAGACCAGCCGCGAGGCGGTGGTGTTCTCGAGCTTCAGCAAGTACTTCTCGATGACCGGCTGGCGGATCGGCTGGATGCTGGTGCCGCAGCGGCTGCGCCGCGCCGTCGACGTGCTGACCGGCAACTTCACGATCTGCCCGCCCGTGCTCGCCCAGCGCGCGGGCATCGCGGCCTTCACCGACGCGTCGTACGCCGAGCTGGACGGGCACGTGGCCCGCTACGCCGAGAACCGGCGGGTGCTCCTGGAGGGCCTGCGCGGGCTGGGCGTCACCCGGCTGGCCCCCGCCGACGGGGCGTTCTACGTCTACGCCGACGTGGGGCACCTGACCGACGACTCCATGGCCTTCGCGCACCACCTGCTGGCCACCACCGGTGTCGCCGTCGCGCCCGGCGTCGACTTCGATCCCCTGCACGGGCACCGCTCGGTGCGCTTCTCCTTCGCCGGGCCCCTCAGCGACGTCGAGGCCGGCCTCGAGCGGCTCGCGCCGGCCCTGCGCGGCTGA
- a CDS encoding FAD-binding protein, whose product MSTQGNAVPDPIPATSLATAPDGTTGPETYDVVVVGFGIAGGCAALEAARAGARVLLLERAAVHGGTSSMSGGHFYLGAGTAVQQATGHEDSVEAMHDYLVASSKEPDEEKIRAYCEGSVAHFDWLEALGFEFERSYYPEKAVIQPGTQGLMFTGNEKVWPFREQARPAPRGHKVPVAGDTEGTRLVMDLLRERIEEAGVEVRYETGASALVVDDGQQVCGVGWRSFDRSGVVLADAVVLAAGGFVMNPDMVAEHTPALGDKLFTLGSTYDDGLGIRLGQSVGAELKHMDEPFITAPVYPPSILLKGLIVNNRGERFVAEDSYHSRTSQHVLAQPGSEAYLVVDSEHVEYPVFPLAPLLDGYETVEELETGLGLPAGSFAATLARYNAHAARGEDPDFHKAPEWLAPQATGPWAVFDLRPGKALYAGFTLGGIATDVDGRALRPDGSPVAGLFAAGACASNIAQDGNGYCSGTQLGEGSFFGRRAGVAAAERAGDVSSAGR is encoded by the coding sequence ATGAGCACCCAGGGCAACGCCGTCCCCGACCCGATCCCGGCCACCAGCCTGGCGACCGCACCCGACGGGACCACCGGTCCGGAGACGTACGACGTCGTCGTGGTCGGCTTCGGCATCGCCGGCGGCTGCGCGGCCCTCGAGGCCGCCCGCGCCGGGGCCCGGGTGCTCCTGCTGGAGCGGGCCGCGGTCCACGGCGGCACGTCGTCGATGTCCGGGGGGCACTTCTACCTCGGCGCGGGCACGGCGGTGCAGCAGGCCACCGGCCACGAGGACAGCGTCGAGGCCATGCACGACTACCTCGTCGCCTCCTCCAAGGAGCCCGACGAGGAGAAGATCCGCGCCTACTGCGAGGGCTCGGTGGCGCACTTCGACTGGCTCGAGGCCCTGGGCTTCGAGTTCGAGCGCTCCTACTACCCCGAGAAGGCCGTCATCCAGCCCGGCACCCAGGGCCTGATGTTCACCGGCAACGAGAAGGTGTGGCCCTTCCGCGAGCAGGCCCGACCCGCCCCGCGCGGGCACAAGGTGCCCGTCGCCGGCGACACCGAGGGCACCAGGCTGGTCATGGACCTCCTGCGCGAGCGGATCGAGGAGGCCGGGGTCGAGGTGCGCTACGAGACCGGCGCGAGCGCGCTGGTCGTCGACGACGGGCAGCAGGTGTGCGGCGTGGGGTGGCGCAGCTTCGACCGCTCCGGCGTGGTGCTCGCCGACGCCGTGGTGCTCGCCGCCGGCGGCTTCGTGATGAACCCCGACATGGTCGCCGAGCACACCCCGGCGCTCGGCGACAAGCTCTTCACGCTGGGGTCGACGTACGACGACGGGCTGGGGATCCGCCTGGGGCAGTCGGTCGGCGCCGAGCTCAAGCACATGGACGAACCGTTCATCACCGCGCCGGTCTACCCGCCCTCGATCCTGCTCAAGGGGCTGATCGTCAACAACCGCGGCGAGCGGTTCGTGGCCGAGGACAGCTACCACTCGCGCACCAGCCAGCACGTGCTGGCCCAGCCGGGCTCGGAGGCCTACCTGGTCGTGGACAGCGAGCACGTGGAGTACCCCGTCTTCCCGCTCGCGCCGCTGCTCGACGGCTACGAGACGGTCGAGGAGCTCGAGACCGGGCTGGGTCTGCCCGCCGGTTCCTTCGCCGCCACCCTGGCCCGCTACAACGCGCACGCCGCCCGCGGCGAGGACCCCGACTTCCACAAGGCCCCCGAGTGGCTCGCGCCCCAGGCGACCGGCCCGTGGGCGGTCTTCGACCTGCGCCCGGGCAAGGCGTTGTACGCCGGCTTCACCCTCGGCGGCATCGCCACCGACGTCGACGGCCGCGCCCTGCGCCCCGACGGCTCCCCCGTCGCGGGGCTCTTCGCCGCCGGCGCGTGCGCCTCCAACATCGCCCAGGACGGCAACGGCTACTGCTCCGGCACCCAGCTCGGCGAGGGGTCGTTCTTCGGCCGCCGGGCCGGGGTCGCGGCTGCGGAACGCGCCGGGGATGTTTCATCGGCCGGCCGATGA
- a CDS encoding potassium/proton antiporter, which translates to MTFDVPQLNEFILVGSSVLLLAILAVRLSSRAGLPSLLVYLLIGVLLGESFIGIPFEDAVLAQVLSFAALAIILAEGGLTTSWADTRPTLRLGLSLATVGTVVSIAVVAVGSHHLLGLPWQIAVLLGAVCSPTDAAAVFSVLRTVPLPRRLKSALESESGFNDAPTVVLVTLISTGAVSEHHPGIVVLLVLGQLAAGIAVGLAAGFGGAWLMRRVALPTAGLYPLAVLSLAMLAYGSAAVLQVSGFAAAYVAGLVLGNSDLPHRGATRSFAEGVGWLAQIGLFVVLGLLLSPGRISMGTVGLAFAAGLILTLVARPVSVLVSAVVQPMSWRELSFMSWAGLRGAVPIVLTTIPLSEGVPGAERLFDLVFVLVVIYTLITAPSLPLVARLLKVARRSEPRDLDLEAAPLERVAADLLQVTISPHSRLHGVEVGELRLPPGASVSLVIRDGSTLVPQLATTLRRGDDLLVVTPRKVRERTEQRLRDVSRGGRLAQWLHEDDGRGQH; encoded by the coding sequence ATGACCTTCGACGTCCCCCAGCTCAACGAGTTCATCCTCGTGGGGTCGTCCGTCCTCCTCCTGGCCATCCTGGCCGTGCGCCTCTCCAGCCGCGCCGGGCTGCCCAGCCTCCTGGTCTACCTGCTCATCGGGGTGCTGCTCGGCGAGTCGTTCATCGGGATCCCCTTCGAGGACGCGGTGCTCGCGCAGGTCCTCAGCTTCGCCGCGCTCGCGATCATCCTGGCCGAGGGCGGGCTGACGACCAGCTGGGCCGACACCCGGCCGACCCTGCGGCTGGGTCTCTCGCTGGCCACCGTCGGCACCGTGGTGTCGATCGCGGTGGTCGCGGTCGGCTCGCACCACCTGCTGGGGCTGCCCTGGCAGATCGCGGTGCTGCTCGGCGCGGTCTGCTCACCCACCGACGCCGCCGCGGTGTTCTCGGTGCTGCGCACTGTCCCGCTCCCACGCCGCCTGAAGAGCGCGCTGGAGTCGGAGTCGGGGTTCAACGACGCCCCGACGGTCGTCCTGGTCACCCTGATCTCCACGGGCGCCGTGAGCGAGCACCACCCCGGCATCGTGGTGCTGCTGGTGCTCGGACAGCTGGCGGCCGGCATCGCGGTCGGCCTGGCGGCCGGGTTCGGCGGCGCCTGGCTGATGCGCCGGGTCGCGCTGCCGACCGCCGGTCTCTACCCGCTCGCCGTGCTCAGCCTGGCGATGCTGGCCTACGGCTCGGCGGCCGTCCTCCAGGTCAGCGGCTTCGCGGCGGCGTACGTCGCCGGCCTGGTGCTGGGCAACTCCGACCTGCCGCACCGCGGAGCGACCCGCTCCTTCGCCGAGGGCGTCGGCTGGCTGGCCCAGATCGGGCTGTTCGTGGTGCTCGGACTGCTGCTGAGCCCGGGGCGGATCTCGATGGGGACCGTGGGCCTGGCCTTCGCGGCGGGCCTGATCCTGACCCTGGTCGCAAGACCCGTCTCGGTCCTGGTGAGCGCGGTCGTGCAGCCGATGTCGTGGCGCGAGCTGTCCTTCATGTCCTGGGCCGGGCTGCGCGGTGCGGTCCCGATCGTGCTCACGACGATCCCGCTGTCGGAGGGCGTGCCCGGCGCGGAGCGGCTCTTCGACCTCGTCTTCGTTCTGGTGGTCATCTACACCCTCATCACCGCGCCCAGCCTGCCCCTGGTCGCCCGCCTGCTGAAGGTGGCCAGGCGCTCCGAACCACGCGACCTCGACCTCGAGGCGGCCCCTCTCGAACGGGTCGCCGCCGACCTGCTGCAGGTGACGATCAGTCCCCACTCCCGCCTGCACGGCGTCGAGGTCGGGGAGCTGCGGCTCCCGCCGGGTGCGTCGGTCTCGTTGGTGATCCGCGACGGCAGCACCCTGGTCCCGCAGCTCGCGACGACGTTGCGCCGCGGCGACGACCTGCTCGTGGTGACGCCGCGCAAGGTGCGCGAGCGCACCGAGCAGCGGCTGCGCGACGTCAGCCGGGGCGGCCGGCTGGCGCAGTGGCTGCACGAGGACGACGGCCGCGGCCAGCACTGA
- a CDS encoding LytR C-terminal domain-containing protein, translating into MTQLPAAARSALTLAVLSLLLVVGLVWGWSAATQPLPESATSPGGCTPTTLEAGEKLYPDQVQVSVLNAGERGSFASRVLAQLTARGYAEGRSGNAPSDAEVQRVQVWAPDRSAPEVQLVLSTLGKKVPVVDRGVTAPGVVVVVGDRFDKVRKGRKNVTVAKSVEICVPPPRVS; encoded by the coding sequence ATGACCCAGCTCCCTGCCGCGGCGCGCTCCGCCCTGACCCTGGCCGTGCTCAGCCTGCTGCTCGTGGTGGGGCTCGTGTGGGGCTGGTCCGCGGCCACCCAGCCGCTGCCGGAGTCGGCCACCTCTCCCGGGGGCTGCACCCCCACGACGCTGGAGGCCGGCGAGAAGCTCTACCCCGACCAGGTGCAGGTCAGCGTGCTCAACGCCGGCGAGCGCGGCAGCTTCGCCTCCCGGGTGCTGGCCCAGCTGACCGCCCGGGGGTACGCCGAGGGCCGCAGCGGCAACGCGCCGAGCGACGCCGAGGTGCAGCGCGTCCAGGTGTGGGCGCCGGACCGCAGCGCCCCCGAGGTGCAGCTGGTGCTCTCGACCCTGGGCAAGAAGGTGCCCGTCGTCGACCGCGGGGTGACCGCTCCCGGTGTGGTCGTGGTCGTCGGCGACCGCTTCGACAAGGTCCGCAAGGGGCGCAAGAACGTGACCGTGGCGAAGTCCGTCGAGATCTGCGTACCGCCCCCGCGGGTGAGCTGA
- a CDS encoding nuclear transport factor 2 family protein, with amino-acid sequence MTKTDTGSSSATGGRDLAAELDHLHALEELRCLKHRYLRCVDTKQWDEFEACFVPEATGDYNGLVFGDRASLVDYMRTHMGEELISLHQAHHPEISIDGDRATGRWYLQDKVIVQAYQFMLEGAAIYEDRYVRTPDGWRIEHTGYQRTYEATYHLGDLPRFKLSGPGEHTHV; translated from the coding sequence GTGACCAAAACTGATACAGGTTCTAGTTCTGCGACTGGGGGCCGCGATCTCGCCGCGGAGCTGGACCACCTCCACGCACTCGAGGAGCTGCGCTGCCTCAAGCACCGCTACCTGCGCTGCGTGGACACCAAGCAGTGGGACGAGTTCGAGGCCTGCTTCGTCCCGGAGGCGACCGGCGACTACAACGGCCTGGTCTTCGGCGATCGGGCCAGCCTGGTCGACTACATGCGCACCCACATGGGCGAGGAGCTGATCTCGCTGCACCAGGCCCACCACCCCGAGATCAGCATCGACGGCGACCGGGCCACCGGCCGCTGGTACCTGCAGGACAAGGTGATCGTGCAGGCGTACCAGTTCATGCTCGAGGGCGCGGCGATCTACGAGGACCGGTACGTGCGCACGCCTGACGGCTGGCGGATCGAGCACACCGGCTACCAGCGCACCTACGAGGCGACGTACCACCTCGGCGACCTGCCCCGGTTCAAGCTCTCCGGGCCGGGCGAGCACACCCACGTCTGA